AATCCCCGCCCTCTTCCCCCGGACCCGGGTGCTGGGCATCGGGGTGGGGGACGACCCGGGGGAGGTCCGGGAGAAGGTGGGACATCTCCGGGACGCCTTGGGGGAGCTTCTTTCTCTACCCCCTCTGGACGACCGCACCCTGGACGAGGCCTTCTGTTTCGACTACGGCTTCGGGGCCTACGGAACCCTGGCGGGCCCGGTGATGGACCTGATCCGGGAGGTGGGCTCCCGGGAAGGGTTCTTCCTGGACCCGGTGTACACCGGCAAGGCCTTCTACGGCCTGCTGGACCGCATCCGCCGGGGGATCGTCCCCCTGGCCTCCCGGGTGCTCTTCCTCCACACCGGGGGCCTGTCGGGGCTCTTCCAGTACGAGGAGGAGGTGCACCGCCACCTGGCGGGGACGGACTAGGTTCTGTCCGCAATTGCCCTGAGAATTCGCAAACTGGGTTTCTTGAGCCCCCAGGGCCTGTTTGCTTTCTTATCCAGAGGGGACACGGGGCGATCCGAACCCAGGCTAGATAGGGTTGAGCCAATTTGTCGTATCGGGTTGCGACCCGGTACGACAAGCTGGCTCGAAAGACCCTGGTCAGGACGCTCCACGCTTCCTGCCTGCGACGGATCCCACGGGAAACAGGACCTAAGAAGCGGGAGCCTCCCCTTTGGCCTCCCGCCCCTCCCTCAGGTAGGCGTAGATGGTGTACTTGGTCTTGCCCATCTCCCGGGCCAGCACCTCCACCGCCCCCTTGAGGAGGAAGAAGCCCCGGGCCTGGAGACGGCGAACCGCCTCCACCTTCTCCCCCCGGGAAAGGGCCGCCAGGGGGCGCCCCGCCCAGATCCGCACCTCCCCCAGGGTCTCCTCCACCAGGTCGTCCAGGTCCCGGGAAAACCGCTCCCGAACCGCCCCCGGGCGGATCTCCTCCATCTCCACCCGGAACAGGTCGTCCAGCATCTCCCGAGCGGCCTGGTACTTGCTGGCGTCCATGTTGATGCACAGAAAGCCGATGATCCGCCCCTCCCCGTCCCGGAGGAACACCACCCCGCACTTGAGGAGCCGGCCGTCCTGGGTGCGGGCCAGGTAGTTGAAGACCCCGTCCTTGTCCCGGTATTCGTCGGCGGTGAGCATGAGCAGGCCGAAGTCCGTCATGGGACACCCCACCCCCCGACCGGTGACGTGGCCGTTCTCGCAGGCCACGATGGAGTGGTCCGGCTGGGACACGTCGTGGAGGAGCACCTCGCAGTGCTTCCCCAGGATGGCCGCCAGACCCCGCACCAGGGGGAAGTAGGGCTTCAGCAGGGGGTGGATCTTCTGGGATTCCATGGATTCGTCGACCTCCCGGAGACGGGGATGAAAGCGCCCCCATCCTAAGGGGCGCCCGTGGGCAGGACAAGGCCCCGGGGAAGGCCGGGGCCGCGAGGGGACGGGGGGTCAGCTCCCCAGGATGCGGAAGCCCTCGGGCAGGGGATCCTCCGGATCCAGGACGATCTGGTTGAACCCCATGATGTGGGCGGTTCCGGAGATCTCCGGGATCACCGCGGGACGCCCCGCCACCACGGTCTCCTCCGCCACCCGCCCCTGGAACACCGTGTCGATGATGCTGTGGTTCTCCAGGATCTGATCCTTCCGCAGAACCCCCCGGGCGAAGAGCTGGGCCACCCGGGCGGAGGTGCCGGTGCCGCAGGGGGAACGGTCCACCTCCGCGTCGGCGAAGACGCAGATGTTCCGGCTCACCAGGCGATCCCCCCGGTCCTGGGGCGGGGTGGTGAGGATGGTGCCGTAGATGCCGTGAAGCCCCTTCTCCAGGGGGTGTTCGATGGAACGCATCTCCATCACCTTGTGCTTGATCTCCATGCCCCGACGCACCAGGGCCTCGACCTGCTCGGGCACCACGTCCAGCCCCAGCTGCGCCGCATCCAGGAAGACGTAGAAGGCCCCGCCGTACACCACGTCGGCGGTCACCTCCCCGATCCCCTCCACGGGGACCCGAAGGCCCTCCAGGTGCACGAAGGAGGGGACGTTGAGGAAGGAGACCCGTTTCACCCGTCCCCCCTCGCAGAGGGAGGTGGAGGTGACCCGCCCGGCGGGGGAGTCGATGCGCAGCACGTTGGGGCCGTCCTGGGGAACCACCATCCCCGTCTCCAGAGCCACCTTGGACACCCCGATGATGCCGTGCCCGCACATGGTGCTCAACCCCTCGTTGTGGGTGAAGAGGACCCCGAAGTCCCCGTCCTCCGTCACCGGCTTGGTGAGGATGCAGCCGTACATGCCGCTGTGCCCCCGGGGTTCCAGCATGAGGAGTTTGCGCAGGTGGTCCAGGTGCTCCACCACGTAGGCCCGCTTCTCCAGGATGGTGTTCCCCGGAATGGGGGGAAAGCCGGAGGTGACGATCCGCAGGGGCTCCCCCACGGTGTGGGCGTCGATGCAGGTGATGACGTTTTGAAACTGGATCATCTCGTGGATCCCTCCCGATGGACGTTCTGGCGGTCCCGGTCCCCCAGGACCGGACGCACTCTTCTTGTACGTTCCATCAATTTTTTTGTCAACCAGCCCCCACCGATAGCGGGGTGTACTCGAAAAACGCCGATCAACACCGGGCCAGACTCAGGAGACACTCCGAGACAACCTAACGGACGCCAGAGATTTGACACTTTTTTGGTGATGCCCTAGGATTTTGCCGGACCCCCTCCCGGGGGCACCCCGCAAACCAAGGAGGCGTCGTCATGCTCTACCTGGACCCGAAGGCCCTGCTCGCCGCCGCTACCCTGCCGGAGCTGATGGACCGCATGGAACAAGCCCTGCTGGCGGAGGAGGAGGGAAAGGCCATCCTTCCCCTGCGCACCAGCGTCTTCCAGGGAGAGGACACCCTGATGCTCATGCCCTGTCTGGAGGAACGGACCTGGGGGCTGAAGATCCTCACTCTGAAGCCCGGCAACCCCGCCCAGGGGCGTCCCTATATCGACGGGCTGGTGGTGCTCTTCGACGGGGGCACCGGGGCTCCCTCCGCCCTCATGGACGGCAAGCTGCTCACGTCCCTGCGCACCGGGGCCATCGGGGGGCTGGGGATCCGGCACCTGTCGAAGCCGGACACCCGCTCCCTGGGATTGGTGGGCGCGGGGGTGCAGGGGTTCTGGCAGGCCCGGTTCGGCTGCGCCGCCCGGGACATCCGGGAGGTGTGGGTGCTGGACGCCTTCCCGGAGAAGCTGCCCCCCTTCCTGGACCGGCTGGGACAGGCCCTGCCGGGGGTGCAGGTGCGAGCCGCCCGCAGCGCGGAGGAGCTTCTGGAGCGCACCGAGGCGGTGATGAGCGCCACCAACGCCTCCGTGCCCCTCTACCCGGAGGACCCGGACCGGCTGCGGGGACACTGTTTCGTGGCCATCGGGTCCTACCGGCCGGACATGCACGAGGTCCCCGACGCCCTCTTCGGCCTGCTGGACCGGGTCTACGTGGACACCCTCCACGCCCTGGAGGAGACGGGGGACCTGACGGGACCCCTGGAGAGGGGGATCCTGCGGCGGGAGGATGTGCGCCCCCTGGCGGACCTGCTGCGGGAACCCCGCCCCGCCCCGGAGACGGGATTCTACAAGTCCGTGGGGGGAGCCCTCTTCGACCTCCACGCGGCGGACCTCCTGGCACAGACCGCCCGGGCCAAGGGCCTGGGGACGGAGCTGCCCCAGTAGCCCCTCCCCACCCGCGACGCCCAGGGGGGACCCCAGGTGGGGTCCCCCCTGCACTGCCTGCGCCGGGCCTGGGGGACGGGACACTCAGATCAGGCCGAAGAAACGCTCGAAGAACGCCCCCAGCTTCTCCAGCACCCTCTGTTTCTTCAGCCCATGGCTGCCGTTTTTGTCGAAGCGGGAAAGGGGCGGGAGGATCTTCGTGATCGCCGTGCCCGTGACGGAGATCTCCCCGTCTCGGAAGGCCGCCTCCACGAACGCTCTCGTCTCGTCGGCCCGAAGCCCCTCCTCGGCGATGATCCGGTCCAGCTCCTGGGCCTTGCGGGCCGAGATGAAGGCGATCCACTCCTCGTCCACCTTGGCCTTGGCGGAGAGGGCGTCCACGAACTGTTCGATCAGGTCCTTCTTGTTCCGCAGGGACGGGCTGGCATCCACCGCCCCGTGGATGGCGATCCGGATCTCCTTGTCCTCCCCGGAGCCCTTCTTTTCCAGATACCTCGCCACCAGCATCAGGATGTAATCGACCCCGATCTCCACCTGCTTGATCAGCTCGATCTCGAACACCACGTCGTCGTTGATCCGCTCCTTCTCCCCGTCCCCCGCCCCCCGCATGTGGGCGTGCAGGTCCAGATACAGGCTCTGGTAATCCTGGAAAGCCCGAGGGGACAACAGCTCGTTCCCCTGAAAGTCGTCGAAGGCCACCAGAATGTTCTTCAGCCGCAGGATCGCGCCGAAGAGCCCGACGAAGGCCCTCTGCTGCTCCTCCCCCACCGGAGGCCGATCCGGGGGGAACTCCTCCGTCAGCTCCTCCACCCGTTTTTTGTACTCTTCGTAGTACTCCCCATAGGGCTTCAACAGCACGACTCCCCGGGCGTCCCGGTTGCCGAACAGGGCCAGGGCGTCGTTGGTGGCCTGCTCCAGATCGCGGAAGGAAACGATGTTGCCGTAGGTCTTCACCGAATTGAGGATGCGGTTGGTGCGCGAGAACGCCTGGATCAGCCCGTGGGCGCGCAGATTCTTGTCCACCCAGAGAGTGTTGAGGGTGGTGGCGTCGAACCCGGTGAGGAACATGTCCACCACGATCACCAGGTCCAGGTCCCCCTGCTTCAGGCGCAGCGACAGGTCCTTGTAGTAGTTCTGGAACCGGTCGTTCGACGTGTCGTAGCTCGTGCCGAAGAGGGCGTTGTAGTCCCGGATCGCCCCCTCCAGGAAGTCCCGGGAGCACGAGTCCAGCCCGTCGGTCTCGAAAGCCTCCTCCCGCAACAGCCCATCCCCTTCCTCCTCGTTGGGGGCGAAGCTGTAGATCAGGCCCACCTTGAGACGCTGCGGGAGGGGCAGGTCCCTTTGCTGTTCCGCAAACGCCGCATAGTAGCGTTTGGCCGCCTCGATGGAGGAGGTGGCTAACAGGGAGTTGAACCCCCTCCGCATCCGATCCTTCACGCGGTAGGAGACGGCGCGATGGGTCTTCTGGTCGAAGTGCTCCCGGATGTAGCCCACCACCTGGGCGATGCGCTCCGGGGCCAGCAGGGCCCGTTCCGTGTCGATGGCCGAAACCTGTTTGTCCCGGATGACCGGAGCCGTCCGGAGGGTGTTGATGGTGTCGATGCGGAAGGGCAGCACGTTCTTGTCGCCGATGGCGTCCACGATGGTGTAGGTGTGCAGCCTGTCCCCGAAGGTCTGTTCGGTGGTGCGGCGCAGCGGGTTGCCCCCCGCTCCCGCGTTGTCCGGGAAGATGGGGGTGCCCGTGAACCCGAACAGATGATAGCGCCGGAACGCCCGGGTGATCTCGCCGTGCATGTCCCCGAACTGGCTGCGGTGGCATTCGTCGAAGATCACCACCACATGGGCGTCGTAGACCGGATGCCTTTTGTTCTTCCCCACGAAACGGCTGAGCTTCTGGATGGTGGTGATGAGGAGGCGGGCGTTCGGGTCCTCCAGCTGCCTCTGCAGCACCGCCGTGGAGGCGTTGGAGTTGGCCGCCCCCTTCTCGAAGCGCTCGTACTCCACCATGGTCTGGTAGTCCAGGTCCTTGCGGTCCACCACGAAGAGCACCTTGTCCACACCTTCCAGCCCCAGGGCCAGCTGCGCCGTCTTGAAGCTGGTCAGCGTCTTCCCCGATCCGGTGGTGTGCCAGATGTACCCCCCCGCTTCGGCCTTGCCCCACTGTCGGAGGTTCGTGCTCGCGACGATGCGCTGCAGGATCCGCTCCGCCGCCGCGATCTGGTAGGGCCGCATCACCAGGAGCTTGCGATCCGCGTCGAACACGCAGTAGCGGGTCAGGATGTTCAGCAGGGTGTGCCGGGCGAAGAAGGTTCTGGTGAAGCTCATCAGATCCATGATGGGCCGGTTTTTCCCGTCGGCCCACCAGCTGGTGAACGCGAAGCTGTTGGAGGTCCTGCGTCGGCTGCGGCCGTTGCGCCGCTCCGCCAGATGGCCTCCCCGAACCGTGTTGCTGTAGTACTTGGTCAACGTGCCGTTGCTGATGACGAAAAGCTGCACGTACTCGAACAGCCCCGACCCCGCCCAGAAGCTGTCCCGCTGGTAGCGGTCGATCTGATGGAAGGCCTCCCGGAGGTCCACGCCCCGGCGCTTCAGCTCCACGTGCACCAGGGGCAGACCATTCACCAGCACCGTCACGTCGTAGCGGTTGGACCGGGCGCCCTCCGCCTCGTACTGGTTGATCACCTGCAGGCGGTTGTTGTGGATGTCCCCCTTGTCGATCAGGCGGACGTTCTTCTTCTCCTTGCCGCCGTCGCGCACCAGCACCTGCACCGGGTCCTCCTGGATCCGGGCGGTCTTCTCCACGATGCCGTCCTTCTCCCCGGCGATGCGGCCCTTGAAAAAGCGTTCCCACTCCGTATCGGAGAACGTCATGTCGTTGAGCCGCTCCAGCTGGCGGCGCAGGTTGGCGATCAGTTCCGCCTCCGAGGCGATCCGCAGGTACTCGTAGGCCTGGGACTGGAGCTGCTCTAGGAAGGCCCTTTCCAAGGCCGCCTCGGACTGGTAGGCTCCCTCCCGCACCCGGTCGGGGAGGAACTCCGCGACCACGGTGCTCTCCTCGGACAACGCGACGGGTTCGTAGCGGTGGGGGGTGAGGTTTTCGCTCATGATGCCTCCTTGAAGCTCAGCAGCCGATCCCGGTAGTGCTCGTACTGTCGGCGCCGGGCGGCGATCTCGGCGGGAAGGCCGCAGGAAAGGTCGCTCACCAGGGCGTCGAAGGCGTCGAGGATGGCGACGATGCGTTCTTGCTCGGCGAGGGGGGGGACGGGGATGGCGAGCTTGCCCAGGCTTTCCCCGGACAAGCGTTTGACCTTTGCTCGGGCCACAAACTTGTTTTTCTCTGCGTGGAAGGCTGTGGTCTGGAAGTAGTAAGACACGAACTTCGGATTCAGTGAGTGCCGAAATGCAAAGCAATCGTCATGTATCGCCACTTCACCGTCGCCAAGCCATGCCACGGCCTTGCCGACGTCCTCGACGGTCTCCCCAACACCGGCGATCACCACGTCGCCCCGCTTTGCAAATCGCAAGATGGGCATCATGTCCGAACGGACATGCGAGACCGTCGCCGTGGCGGCAACGCCGTACTGTGTGTAGATATCGCCATAGTGAATGCATTCGACCCCATCAGGAGCATAGTCATCCTTGGTAAATCGCCGCCCGCGAAAAAACTCTCCGACCTCGGCCATCGTGGTCCATGAAACGTCCTGATTACCCAAGGCGAACAGCGCATCGCGATAGTGCCGATACTGACGCCGCCGGGCCTCCAGCTCCGCCTCCAGCTCCGCCTCCAGTTGGGTGAAGGCGTCTAGCACCTTCACGATCTCGCGCTGCACCTCCAGCGGCGGGACGGGGATTTTGATTTTTGCAAGGCTCTTTGCCGTGACCTCGATCACCTTTGTGCCTGTTGCGAGCGCTTTCTTTTCGGCGAAGAAGCGCGGTGTCTGCAGATAGTAGGAGAGATATTTCGGGTCTTGATCGTGTTTGAGCACCGTGGCGTGACCACCCGTGACAATCTGAACGTCTCCCAACCAGGCAACTGCCTTGCACACGTCTTCAACGTTTTCGCTGGTATTCGTGATGACCAAATCACCAGGATAAACCTTAATTAATCTTTCCGCTTTCTCATGCGGGATGAAAGAGCGTGTCTCCTTTGCCCAAACCCCATAGTAGGTATAAATCTGACCATAATGAATACATCCAACACCTGAATCCGCGAAGTCGGATTTCGGCATTCCGTTGCCCCGTACCAATTCGCCAAGATCGCCAATGGCCTTGTACTCCACCCCGTCCGGGCACAGCTTGGCGATCAGCTCATCAATCCGGCTCATGGTTTTTATTCCCCGCAATTTTCTTCTGTATTGTCTTCACGGTTTCCATGTAGGCCGTTTCCACCTCCGAAGGAAGCACGACCTGCTGACTCTGATATTTGGCGTATTCGACCTCGGCCTTTTCCAGCGCCTGCCGGTGAGTGACCGTGCCCGCCCCCTTCAAGGCCTTGCCGCCCATGGCCGCAATTAGTTGCTCCAAGTGTGCGAGCCAATCCTTCATATACGTGGGCTCGTGATTCATGGCACGAAACTCGGCGGCATCGAAATAAGCCGAGACCAGGGTGTTTATAGTGGACCCCGAAAAATGGACCAGGAGCTAAGCTAAGTGCGGAGTCGGTCCGAGCCCTGGGCCCCCGAAAGAGAGGGGACACGATGACGGTCAAACGGCAACGACGATCACCGGAGTTCAAGAGCAAGGTGGCCCTGGCGGCGCTCAAAGGGGACAAGACCCTGGCCCAGCTATCCAGCGAGTTCGGCGTCTGTTCCGTCCAGATCAGCCAATGGAAGGCCCAGCTCCTGCAGCAGCTCCCGAACGCCTTCCAGCACCAGGAGCGACCGGTGAGGGCGGAGACCCTGACAGCCCCGTTGTACCAGGAGATCGGTCGGCTCAAGATGGAGCTTGACTGGCTCAAAAAAAAAGCTGGAGTTGACGCTTGAGGCCAAACGAGCCTCCGTGGATCCCCATCACCCCCGGATCAGCATCCGTCGCCAGTGCGACCTCCTGGGCCTGAATCGTTCCAGCTACTACGTCGGAGATTCCTGGGGCACGCAGACGCAGGAGAACCTTGAAATCATGGAGCGCCTCGACCGTCAGTACACCGCCGTGCCCACCTACGGGAGCCGTCGGATGACCGCCTGGTTACGTCGGGAGGGCTACGACGTGAATCGAAAACGCATCCAGCGTCTGATGCAGCTCATGGGTCTCGAAGGCTTGGCCCCCAAGCCGGGCAAGTGCAAGTCTCACCCGGAGCACGAGATCTACCCCTACCTGCTTCGCAGTGTCTCCATTGACAGGCCGAACCAGGTATGGAGCACGGACATCACCTACCTTCCCATGAACAGCGGCTTCCTGTACCTTGTGGCGGTGATCGACTGGCACAGCCGGTACGTCCTGTCCTGGGGACTGTCCAACACCCTGGACGCGACCTTCTGCATCGAAGCTCTGGAAGAGGCCCTGTCCCAGGGGACACCGGAGATATTCAATACCGACCAGGGCAGCCAGTTCACCAGCAAGGCCTTCCTGGGGCCACTGAAGGACCGGGAGATCCGCATCAGCATGGATGGCCGAGGGCGAGCGTTGGACAACATCTTCGTGGAACGTTTCTGGAGGACCTTGAAGTACGAATGGCTCTACCTGAACGACTACCAGGAGGTTCGAGAGCTCAAGTTGGGACTTAGAGAGTATATGAAGTTCTACAACGAGCAACGGCTTCATTCATCGCTGCGCTACCGGACTCCACAGGAAGTGCACTTCACCACCCCGGGTTCCATGGCGGTCTGACCTTAACAAACCTTGCCGCTCCCGTGGTCTTGACATTGGGGTCCACCATAGTTCAGACGCTTGAGTTCGTCTACATTCAGGTAATTTTTGGCAGTGGCAATTTCTGCCCGAGTGGGCTGCTTGCCTCTGAATGACAGCAGCCCCATAAACGGTTTGTCGGCGTCGGCCCGCGCCGCGATGACTTCGGCGGCAGTCTGGCCGTGGGCGGCGTAGTGCAGTTTGTTTTGCACCGTCTTGAAGAAGCTGACGCTGGTTTCTGCCTTCGGATCGTAATCCACGCTGGTGGCGTAGAGATCAAGCACCTGCCTGTAGAGCACCTTTTCGCTGCTGCGGATGTCGCGGATGCGATCGAGCAACTCTTTCCAGTAATACCCGCCGCCGAGGTTCTTGAGACGGACATCGTCCATGGTGAAACCCTTGATCAGGTATTCGCGCAATCGCTCGGTGGCCCAGATGCGAAAGGCCGTGGCAATGTTTGAGCGCACCCGGTAACCCAGCGAAATAACGAGATCCAGGTTGTAGAAGGGCAGCGTTCGGGCAACCTGACGGCTTCCTTCGGTGCGAACCTGTCGGAAATCCCGACAGGTTGCCTCCTGGCTCAACTCCCCCTCTGCGTAGATATGGGCGATGTGCTCGACCACATTGGCACGAGAAGTCTGAAACAAGTCGGCAAGCTGCTGTTGGCTCAGCCACACCGTATCGCCATCAAGCCGCACATCGATCGCGGGCGCATCAGCACGCTGGTAAAGGATGATTTCCCCGCCGGGTTGCTTGCTCATGGCCGCTCTCCTTCCAATTCGCGCTTGATCTTCTTGATGCTGGGCAGGCTGGTCCGCAACGATTCGGGCAAGAAGTCCAGCAGCTTCTTCACGGCGTTTCCCTGGCGTTCCAGCAGACGGGTTTCGATCTGCATCACCAGGACGTTGCGGGACCAGTTGTGTTCCAACGTCTTGAACGCGTAGGCCAACCGTTCCTCCCGAGTCTTGAGCTTCGACAACAGCACCAGATTATGTCCCCAGGGCAATCGTCCAACAGCCTGTTGGACGATTGCCTCCTCCGGCCACGCCTCGGCTGTATTCGGTAATCTAAAAGCCCCCCAGTTCGGGGTCCAATGGTCGTCGAAAAGGCACCCACCCCGCACATGTTCCCCTATCATCCTGCGAAAGGAACGGGCATTCCGGTTCGCAGGGAGGACGAGAGGAGATGTACGGGGTGGTTGACAGGGAGTATATCCGCAAGCAGCACTTCCGGGAAGGTTGGTCCATCCGGAAGATCGCCCGGCAGTTGGGGATGTGCCGCAAGACGGTCCGCAGGCTGTTGGAGGATTCGCAGGTTCCCACCTACACCCTCAAGGAGCCCCGTCCGCGTCCGGTCACGGGGCCCTATCTGGAAGTCATCCGGACCTGGCTTACGGAGGACCTCCAGGCTCCCCGCAAGCAGCGCCATACGGCCCGGCGGGTGTACGACCGGCTGGTGACGGAGAGGGGGTTTGGGGGCAGCGAGTCCATCATCCGCAAGGTCGTTGCGGAGCTGAAAAGAGAGATCGCTCCGAAGAAGGGGTTCCTTCCCCTGGAGGCGGACCCGGGAGAGCAGGCTCAGGTGGATTGGGGGGAGGCGATGGTGCGTCTCGAAGGGGAATCGACGCGGGTGCATCTGTTCTGCATGAGGCTTCGTCGCAGTGGAACTCCCTTCGTCTACGCCTTCCCCGACGAAGGGCTGGAGGCGTTTCTGGCGGGGCACCGTCTGGCCTTCGAGTTCTTCGGCGGGGTTCCCAGGGAGTGCGTTTACGACAACCTCAAGTCGGCGGTCACCAAGGTGCTCCAGGGACCCCACCGGGAGGAGAACCGGCAGTTCTCGGCCCTTCGCGGCCACTACCTCTTCGAGAGCGTCTTCTGCAATCCTCGAAGCGGCCACGAGAAGGGGGCGGTGGAGCACCTGGTGGGGTTTGTCCGCAGGAACGTCCTGGTTCCCGTTCCGGATCTGCCCTCCCTGGAGGAACTCAATCTCTGCCTGGCCCGGTGGTGCGAAAAGCAACGCAGGAGCCGAGGGACCTCCTTCGACGAGGAAGCGACCTGTCTGCTGCCGTTACCGGCGCTGCCCCATCCGTGCGCCCTTCAGACCGTTGCGGTGGTAAGCCCCACATCTCTGGTGCGGTTCGAGGGAAACGTCTACTCCGTTCCCGTGGGCCACGAGGGGGAAGCGGTGAACCTCTCCACCACCTGGGACCGGATCCGCATCTCCCGTAACGGCACCCTCCTGGCGGAACATCCCCGGCTTTCCGGGAAGGGGAAGGCCTCCATGGAGCTGGTCCACGTTCTCCCGTTGCTGCAGTTCAAACCGGGGGCGGTGCGCAACGCGGCGGTTCTCCGGCGCTTGGCGGAACCCTGGCAGAAGGCCCGAACGCTCCTGTGCGCTCAACCGGAGGGCTATCGGGAGTTCTGCGCCATCCTCCTGCTGCACCGGGACCATTCCCTGGAGGTTCTCACGGAAGCCCTGGAGGAGGCCCTTGCCCTCAAGCGGGTCACGGCAGAGACGGTTCGTCAGCTGGTGTGGAACCGAACCCCCTCGGTGGTCCCGGAGGCCTCGGTCCCGGATCCCCTGGCGGAGTTGCCCGCCGGCTGCGCCCCCGACCCGAGCCGCTACGACACCTTGCTGGGGGAGGCGGTGGCATGAGCGGACCGACCCACGACCGGGACACGGCCGTCCAAACCCTCTGCCGGGACCTCAAACTCCCCGGGGTCCTGAGACACTACCGAAACGGCATCGTCCCCACCGACCCCAAGGACTACCTCCAGGAAAGCCTGGAGGCGGAACGGACCTCCCGACGGGAGAAACGGCTGAAGAACCTCCTGAAGGGAGCGAGGCTTCCCTACGCCCGCACCCTTTCGGAGTATGACTTCCTGCGCCTTCCCTCCCTGCCGAAGGAGCAGATCCTGTCCTTGGCCCAGGGGGACTTCCTTCGTCGCCGGGAGAACCTGGTCCTCCTGGGGAACTCGGGCACCGGCAAGACCCATGTGGCCATTGGCGTAGCCGCATCCTGCATCGCCGCAGGCTACGCAGTCCGGTTCACCACCGCCCTGACGCTGGCCCAGGAACTGCTCCTGGCCCAGGACGAACACCGCCTCCCCCGGGTGCTCAAATCCTACGACCGGTATGACCTCGTGGTGGTGGACGAACTGGGTTACCTGGGCCTGGGTCCCGGAGGAGCCCCCCTGTTCCAGTTCTTTGCGGAGCGGTACGAGAGAAAGAGCGTCTGCATCACCACAAACCTGGAGTTCGGCCGTTGGGCCGAGGTCTTCGGGGACGCCACCCTGACGGAGGCCCTCCTGGACCGCCTGACCCACCACGCACACATCTTTGTCTTCAGGGGGGAATCCTATCGGTTTGCTCAGCGCAGCGCCAGGACAATGACCGCCTAGGCGGCATCCATCAGGCAAGGGGGATTGGGGTGGGTCCCTTTTCGAG
The sequence above is drawn from the Aminomonas paucivorans DSM 12260 genome and encodes:
- a CDS encoding helix-turn-helix transcriptional regulator, with the translated sequence MESQKIHPLLKPYFPLVRGLAAILGKHCEVLLHDVSQPDHSIVACENGHVTGRGVGCPMTDFGLLMLTADEYRDKDGVFNYLARTQDGRLLKCGVVFLRDGEGRIIGFLCINMDASKYQAAREMLDDLFRVEMEEIRPGAVRERFSRDLDDLVEETLGEVRIWAGRPLAALSRGEKVEAVRRLQARGFFLLKGAVEVLAREMGKTKYTIYAYLREGREAKGEAPAS
- a CDS encoding ornithine cyclodeaminase family protein, producing the protein MLYLDPKALLAAATLPELMDRMEQALLAEEEGKAILPLRTSVFQGEDTLMLMPCLEERTWGLKILTLKPGNPAQGRPYIDGLVVLFDGGTGAPSALMDGKLLTSLRTGAIGGLGIRHLSKPDTRSLGLVGAGVQGFWQARFGCAARDIREVWVLDAFPEKLPPFLDRLGQALPGVQVRAARSAEELLERTEAVMSATNASVPLYPEDPDRLRGHCFVAIGSYRPDMHEVPDALFGLLDRVYVDTLHALEETGDLTGPLERGILRREDVRPLADLLREPRPAPETGFYKSVGGALFDLHAADLLAQTARAKGLGTELPQ
- a CDS encoding proline racemase family protein, with protein sequence MIQFQNVITCIDAHTVGEPLRIVTSGFPPIPGNTILEKRAYVVEHLDHLRKLLMLEPRGHSGMYGCILTKPVTEDGDFGVLFTHNEGLSTMCGHGIIGVSKVALETGMVVPQDGPNVLRIDSPAGRVTSTSLCEGGRVKRVSFLNVPSFVHLEGLRVPVEGIGEVTADVVYGGAFYVFLDAAQLGLDVVPEQVEALVRRGMEIKHKVMEMRSIEHPLEKGLHGIYGTILTTPPQDRGDRLVSRNICVFADAEVDRSPCGTGTSARVAQLFARGVLRKDQILENHSIIDTVFQGRVAEETVVAGRPAVIPEISGTAHIMGFNQIVLDPEDPLPEGFRILGS
- a CDS encoding restriction endonuclease subunit S, producing the protein MSRIDELIAKLCPDGVEYKAIGDLGELVRGNGMPKSDFADSGVGCIHYGQIYTYYGVWAKETRSFIPHEKAERLIKVYPGDLVITNTSENVEDVCKAVAWLGDVQIVTGGHATVLKHDQDPKYLSYYLQTPRFFAEKKALATGTKVIEVTAKSLAKIKIPVPPLEVQREIVKVLDAFTQLEAELEAELEARRRQYRHYRDALFALGNQDVSWTTMAEVGEFFRGRRFTKDDYAPDGVECIHYGDIYTQYGVAATATVSHVRSDMMPILRFAKRGDVVIAGVGETVEDVGKAVAWLGDGEVAIHDDCFAFRHSLNPKFVSYYFQTTAFHAEKNKFVARAKVKRLSGESLGKLAIPVPPLAEQERIVAILDAFDALVSDLSCGLPAEIAARRRQYEHYRDRLLSFKEAS
- the rhuM gene encoding RhuM family protein translates to MVHFSGSTINTLVSAYFDAAEFRAMNHEPTYMKDWLAHLEQLIAAMGGKALKGAGTVTHRQALEKAEVEYAKYQSQQVVLPSEVETAYMETVKTIQKKIAGNKNHEPD
- a CDS encoding type I restriction endonuclease subunit R, which translates into the protein MSENLTPHRYEPVALSEESTVVAEFLPDRVREGAYQSEAALERAFLEQLQSQAYEYLRIASEAELIANLRRQLERLNDMTFSDTEWERFFKGRIAGEKDGIVEKTARIQEDPVQVLVRDGGKEKKNVRLIDKGDIHNNRLQVINQYEAEGARSNRYDVTVLVNGLPLVHVELKRRGVDLREAFHQIDRYQRDSFWAGSGLFEYVQLFVISNGTLTKYYSNTVRGGHLAERRNGRSRRRTSNSFAFTSWWADGKNRPIMDLMSFTRTFFARHTLLNILTRYCVFDADRKLLVMRPYQIAAAERILQRIVASTNLRQWGKAEAGGYIWHTTGSGKTLTSFKTAQLALGLEGVDKVLFVVDRKDLDYQTMVEYERFEKGAANSNASTAVLQRQLEDPNARLLITTIQKLSRFVGKNKRHPVYDAHVVVIFDECHRSQFGDMHGEITRAFRRYHLFGFTGTPIFPDNAGAGGNPLRRTTEQTFGDRLHTYTIVDAIGDKNVLPFRIDTINTLRTAPVIRDKQVSAIDTERALLAPERIAQVVGYIREHFDQKTHRAVSYRVKDRMRRGFNSLLATSSIEAAKRYYAAFAEQQRDLPLPQRLKVGLIYSFAPNEEEGDGLLREEAFETDGLDSCSRDFLEGAIRDYNALFGTSYDTSNDRFQNYYKDLSLRLKQGDLDLVIVVDMFLTGFDATTLNTLWVDKNLRAHGLIQAFSRTNRILNSVKTYGNIVSFRDLEQATNDALALFGNRDARGVVLLKPYGEYYEEYKKRVEELTEEFPPDRPPVGEEQQRAFVGLFGAILRLKNILVAFDDFQGNELLSPRAFQDYQSLYLDLHAHMRGAGDGEKERINDDVVFEIELIKQVEIGVDYILMLVARYLEKKGSGEDKEIRIAIHGAVDASPSLRNKKDLIEQFVDALSAKAKVDEEWIAFISARKAQELDRIIAEEGLRADETRAFVEAAFRDGEISVTGTAITKILPPLSRFDKNGSHGLKKQRVLEKLGAFFERFFGLI